A genomic window from Leptospira bandrabouensis includes:
- the gshAB gene encoding bifunctional glutamate--cysteine ligase GshA/glutathione synthetase GshB — MTETKPLPQGFEDLEISTQIIIRDALTRGIKIDMVDRKENFLRLIQGNHAEFVKEASKTRLDSLMTYLVMENKIASKLVLEENGIRVPVGRNYSAFDDAVKDYKFFLDKKKVIKPVTTNFGLGIGISEPGDSLEKFESFLKVAFGLSNSIIIEEFIEGPEYRFLVLGDEVVAVCNRVPANVVGDGKSSIRELIQKKNEDPRRGEGHKTALEKIQMSEVEFQILKDQGLNFESIPESGKQIFLRKNSNISTGGDSLDVTDKVHPEFKSIAVSCAKAAGAVICGIDIISSEIESKPNPKTYGVLEINFNPVLYIHEFPYSGKPRFVGDKILDLLGFN, encoded by the coding sequence GTGACAGAGACAAAACCATTGCCGCAAGGCTTCGAAGATTTAGAAATTTCTACACAAATCATCATTCGAGATGCACTCACACGTGGGATCAAAATTGATATGGTGGATCGTAAGGAAAACTTCCTTCGTCTCATTCAAGGAAATCATGCAGAGTTCGTAAAAGAGGCAAGTAAAACTAGACTCGATAGTTTGATGACCTATCTTGTGATGGAGAACAAAATTGCCTCCAAACTGGTGTTAGAAGAAAATGGAATCCGTGTACCTGTTGGTAGGAACTATTCTGCATTCGATGATGCGGTAAAGGATTATAAATTTTTTTTGGATAAAAAGAAAGTTATCAAACCTGTAACCACAAATTTCGGACTGGGAATTGGAATTTCGGAGCCGGGTGATAGTTTAGAAAAATTTGAATCATTTCTTAAAGTTGCGTTTGGATTATCAAATTCGATCATCATTGAAGAATTTATCGAAGGTCCGGAATATCGGTTTTTGGTGTTAGGAGATGAGGTCGTTGCTGTATGTAACAGGGTTCCTGCGAATGTAGTGGGAGATGGGAAAAGTTCCATTCGAGAACTAATCCAAAAAAAGAATGAAGATCCAAGACGTGGGGAGGGCCATAAAACGGCACTGGAAAAAATCCAAATGTCGGAAGTGGAATTCCAAATTTTGAAAGATCAAGGTTTAAATTTTGAATCGATTCCTGAATCGGGAAAACAAATTTTTCTTAGAAAAAATTCAAATATTTCGACTGGCGGGGATTCGCTTGATGTGACAGACAAGGTGCATCCAGAATTTAAATCCATTGCTGTTTCTTGTGCCAAAGCGGCAGGTGCTGTGATTTGTGGGATTGATATTATATCTTCTGAAATTGAATCTAAACCAAATCCCAAAACCTATGGGGTATTAGAAATTAATTTTAATCCAGTTCTTTATATTCACGAATTTCCGTACAGCGGCAAACCGAGGTTTGTTGGAGATAAAATACTGGATTTATTAGGATTTAATTGA
- the gshA gene encoding glutamate--cysteine ligase — protein sequence MKRKLLTSTKKNSTRSLLSEEYRTCLLSAKHGLERESVRVDGKSNLTNTPHPKALGSSLTHPLIKTDFAEAQIEYATNIHKSIPDALNELTELHAFTARNLGSEYLWPFSMPPVLPSENKIEVGNYGTSTEGRKKTIYRNGLGHRYGKKMQTISGVHYNISFDTCMLSVVSEKRFKKPLTRETKSQIYFDTIRNFYRISPALLYLFGSSSLTDITFTEENKYIRKVNSKTLKAPYATTLRLSSIGYTSKVQGKYPISVNSLEEYAKDMCHVVSKSYSAYKQFNGKATNQLNDHILQLENEYYSLVRPKQVPKGEERVVDALMERGVEYLEIRLLDLDPFSAIGVEENRLYFIHMVLLYCMLNESPKADLVEMADWRKNQELTTWLGRKEDTKIKFFGEEMPLRELVYQLFVEIQPIADLLDENDANGPFSRAWEAQWEKWIDPSQLGSGMSELDLEIHKASFREFGLTLAKSHKEELLQYPLSPNKIKFFEDLSIQSIYEQQKIETLEGSHLKKNQKPIQIKPLKLCSGV from the coding sequence ATGAAACGTAAGTTATTAACATCAACAAAAAAAAATTCAACACGTAGTTTATTGTCAGAAGAATATAGAACATGTTTGCTAAGTGCCAAACATGGGTTAGAGAGAGAAAGTGTAAGGGTAGATGGGAAATCAAATTTAACAAATACACCGCATCCCAAGGCATTGGGATCCAGTTTAACTCATCCACTCATCAAAACTGATTTTGCAGAAGCACAAATCGAATATGCTACCAACATCCATAAATCCATTCCTGATGCCTTAAATGAACTTACGGAGTTACATGCTTTCACAGCTCGCAATTTAGGTTCGGAATACCTTTGGCCTTTTAGTATGCCTCCCGTTTTACCATCGGAAAATAAAATTGAAGTTGGAAATTACGGAACATCTACAGAAGGAAGGAAAAAGACAATTTATCGAAACGGATTGGGACATCGTTACGGTAAAAAAATGCAAACTATCTCGGGAGTACATTACAATATTTCTTTTGATACTTGTATGTTATCCGTTGTTTCAGAAAAGAGATTTAAAAAACCTCTTACTCGCGAAACAAAGTCACAGATTTATTTTGATACCATTCGGAATTTTTACCGTATTTCGCCAGCACTGCTATACTTATTTGGTTCTTCTAGTTTAACTGACATCACGTTTACTGAAGAAAATAAATACATTCGAAAGGTAAATTCTAAAACTCTAAAAGCACCTTATGCCACAACGCTTCGACTATCTAGCATTGGTTATACGAGTAAAGTGCAAGGAAAGTATCCAATTTCAGTAAATTCTTTGGAAGAATATGCAAAGGATATGTGCCATGTGGTCTCAAAGTCATATTCGGCATATAAACAGTTTAATGGCAAAGCAACTAACCAATTGAATGATCATATTTTGCAGTTGGAAAACGAATATTATTCATTAGTACGTCCGAAACAAGTTCCTAAAGGTGAGGAAAGGGTAGTCGACGCACTTATGGAAAGAGGGGTTGAATATTTAGAAATTAGGCTTCTCGATTTAGATCCATTTTCTGCCATTGGAGTAGAAGAAAACCGACTCTATTTTATACATATGGTTTTGTTATACTGTATGTTAAATGAATCACCTAAAGCTGATTTGGTGGAAATGGCAGATTGGCGAAAAAATCAGGAATTAACTACTTGGCTTGGCCGAAAGGAAGATACCAAAATTAAGTTTTTTGGAGAAGAAATGCCCTTACGTGAGCTTGTTTACCAGCTTTTTGTGGAAATCCAACCCATTGCCGATCTATTAGATGAAAATGATGCAAATGGCCCGTTTAGTAGAGCTTGGGAGGCTCAATGGGAAAAATGGATTGATCCTAGCCAATTGGGATCAGGAATGTCTGAGTTAGATTTAGAAATTCATAAAGCCAGTTTTCGTGAGTTTGGGCTTACGTTAGCAAAATCTCATAAGGAAGAATTGTTACAATATCCACTTTCTCCAAATAAAATCAAATTTTTTGAAGACCTAAGTATTCAATCTATTTATGAACAACAAAAAATTGAAACCTTAGAAGGCAGTCATTTAAAGAAAAATCAAAAGCCAATTCAGATTAAACCTTTAAAACTTTGTAGCGGAGTTTGA
- the ggt gene encoding gamma-glutamyltransferase gives MSFLIRPSYWFVILLLFNSCESIPFLQDSSTEKSIFSVTIPQIEGAREKRDRYEFIGKEIIISSDHPLASQAGMEVWKQGGNVVDVFTASSFAISVLRPHSTGLLGGGFAVVYLPNKGKWAYDFRERSPKKGIASFYLNEDGTVISGKTLKGAYSAAVPGNVQGILQIQKQHGKLPLSVVLAPALRYARSGFSVYGDLAGAVAKTWTSMNPPMQNVFGIDKRAIREGELLIQEELAKTLERIIQNDKLEFLEGETIQKISEYYTAYENFITIEDFKNYQVKVTEPLTSSVWGHTIFTMPPPSSGVHLVTMMNLYSEMQKRNTFPKGEVGELIRIIEAMRVAYRDRAELGGDPLYTNIPVTKLLSQSYAKEETNEIEKKVVSGSWPTISEENKKPESYNTTHISILDKDGNAVSTTQSVNGIFGAGQMVPGTGLVLNNTMDDFAVAPGVPNLYGLVGSKANAIEPGKTPLSSMSPVILTDNSGKTKMVIGAPGGSQIPTSIFNTLYRYLIQKEGLYDSVSYPRIHHQFSPDRIFLDPEIKASYPQSDLPFYQVQYIRHRAKVFAVAREGDSLIGVSDPKGEGVPLGF, from the coding sequence TTGAGTTTCCTAATTCGACCAAGTTATTGGTTTGTAATTTTATTATTATTTAACAGCTGTGAGTCGATTCCATTCCTTCAGGATTCCTCCACTGAAAAATCAATCTTTAGTGTTACGATTCCCCAAATTGAAGGTGCCAGAGAAAAACGCGATCGGTATGAATTTATTGGTAAAGAAATCATCATTTCCTCAGACCATCCCCTGGCTTCCCAAGCCGGAATGGAAGTCTGGAAACAGGGTGGAAACGTTGTGGATGTATTTACTGCATCTAGTTTTGCCATCTCTGTCCTTAGGCCCCATTCTACCGGTCTTTTGGGTGGTGGATTTGCCGTGGTTTATTTACCGAACAAAGGAAAATGGGCTTACGACTTTCGGGAACGTTCCCCTAAAAAGGGAATCGCTTCCTTTTATTTAAACGAAGATGGAACGGTGATATCTGGAAAAACATTAAAAGGAGCTTATAGTGCCGCAGTTCCTGGTAATGTCCAAGGGATTTTACAAATCCAAAAACAACATGGTAAGTTGCCATTGAGTGTAGTCTTGGCACCTGCTCTTCGTTATGCGAGGAGTGGTTTCTCTGTTTATGGAGATTTAGCAGGAGCAGTGGCTAAAACATGGACTTCCATGAATCCACCAATGCAAAATGTATTTGGGATTGACAAACGAGCCATCAGGGAGGGTGAACTTCTCATTCAGGAAGAACTTGCAAAAACTTTGGAGAGGATCATTCAAAATGATAAACTTGAATTTTTGGAAGGGGAAACAATTCAAAAAATATCCGAATATTATACTGCTTATGAAAACTTTATCACAATTGAGGATTTCAAAAATTACCAAGTTAAGGTAACCGAACCACTCACAAGTTCCGTTTGGGGACATACCATTTTTACCATGCCACCTCCCAGTTCTGGAGTTCATCTTGTTACAATGATGAATTTATACTCGGAAATGCAAAAAAGAAATACCTTTCCCAAAGGAGAGGTAGGTGAATTGATTCGTATCATTGAAGCTATGCGGGTGGCTTACAGGGACAGGGCAGAACTTGGAGGAGATCCTCTTTACACAAACATACCTGTTACTAAACTTCTGTCGCAAAGTTATGCGAAAGAAGAAACAAATGAGATAGAAAAAAAAGTGGTTTCGGGAAGTTGGCCTACCATTTCAGAAGAGAACAAAAAGCCGGAGTCATATAATACCACTCATATTTCTATTTTAGATAAAGATGGAAATGCGGTTTCTACAACACAGTCTGTGAACGGGATTTTTGGTGCAGGCCAAATGGTTCCCGGGACAGGTCTTGTCCTCAATAATACAATGGACGATTTTGCCGTAGCTCCTGGTGTCCCAAATCTTTATGGGCTTGTGGGATCCAAAGCCAATGCGATTGAACCTGGGAAAACCCCACTTTCGAGTATGAGTCCTGTGATTCTAACTGACAACTCGGGAAAAACCAAAATGGTCATTGGTGCTCCTGGTGGTTCCCAAATTCCCACTTCCATTTTTAATACTTTGTATCGTTATTTGATTCAAAAAGAAGGTCTCTATGATAGTGTGTCCTACCCGAGAATCCACCACCAGTTTAGTCCTGACCGTATTTTTTTGGATCCTGAAATAAAAGCATCCTATCCTCAGTCAGATTTACCTTTTTACCAAGTCCAATATATTAGGCATCGTGCTAAAGTATTTGCTGTCGCTCGGGAAGGAGACAGCTTAATCGGCGTGTCGGACCCCAAAGGTGAAGGAGTTCCTTTAGGTTTTTAA
- a CDS encoding metal-sulfur cluster assembly factor, whose protein sequence is MIRDPETEKEWEVYHSVRMVEDPEIGISLIELGLIYDIKVEGEKADITMTYTSLACPAGPQMKQDIENHTLRVDGINEVVVNVVWNPKWDPRVMASEEAKMQMGIFD, encoded by the coding sequence ATGATCCGTGATCCTGAGACAGAAAAAGAATGGGAAGTATACCACAGTGTTCGCATGGTAGAAGATCCAGAAATCGGTATTTCTCTTATTGAGCTTGGTTTGATTTATGATATCAAAGTTGAGGGAGAAAAGGCTGATATCACAATGACTTATACCTCCCTGGCTTGCCCAGCAGGACCACAAATGAAACAAGACATTGAAAACCACACCCTTCGTGTGGATGGAATTAACGAAGTTGTGGTAAACGTAGTTTGGAATCCGAAATGGGACCCACGTGTTATGGCCAGCGAAGAAGCTAAAATGCAAATGGGGATTTTCGATTGA
- a CDS encoding iron-sulfur cluster assembly scaffold protein, with amino-acid sequence MSQESHFEDFLRWKSFGVWEKPNSEHEMVKGLNPLCGDEIILYYSTTEDHKVEILGLGGDSCSICSAAAGLLFKNQTKFQKSHFQSYLTERKNFLEGEDSFLFQDLEEISFYTILRSHPGRYRCGLLPWQTLAKLSEEKK; translated from the coding sequence GTGTCGCAAGAAAGTCATTTTGAAGATTTCCTACGATGGAAATCATTTGGAGTTTGGGAAAAACCGAATTCCGAACATGAAATGGTGAAGGGGCTAAATCCTCTTTGCGGTGATGAAATTATTTTATACTATTCTACTACTGAAGATCACAAGGTCGAAATTTTGGGTTTAGGTGGGGACTCTTGTTCCATTTGTTCTGCAGCAGCTGGATTACTTTTTAAGAACCAAACAAAATTTCAAAAGAGCCACTTTCAGTCTTATCTAACAGAACGTAAAAATTTTTTGGAAGGAGAGGATTCTTTCTTGTTTCAAGACTTAGAAGAGATATCCTTTTATACAATCTTACGTTCACATCCTGGTCGATATCGTTGTGGGCTATTGCCCTGGCAAACATTAGCAAAATTGAGTGAGGAAAAGAAATGA
- a CDS encoding cysteine desulfurase: MSLDPYQIRKDFPILSRILPNGKPLVYLDNGASSQKPKSVIDATNEYYTNDNANIHRGVYYLSQHATELFERTRIKTSHFFQAQCAKAIIFTRGTTDAINLVAQAWGRTNISEGDEIVLSVQEHHSNLVPWQMLALEKKAFLKFIPIKEDTTYDLSNLNQIITKRTKLVAISQMSNVTGTVHDLTAIIDRVRQVGAKVLVDGAQAACHMPIHLVDMDVDFYAFSGHKMLGPTGVGVLFGKEEILEAMPPWLGGGDMIESVELESSTYAALPAKLEAGTPNIAGVIGFSHALDYLQKVGMKNIKEHERMLTEYALDQLNRIGGLQIYGTDDLDKRGGVVSFTMEGIHPHDVGSILDEEGVAIRVGHHCCQPLMKQLSIPGTCRASFYLYNTKEDIDALVHGIDKVKSIFGRVARKSF; encoded by the coding sequence ATGAGTTTAGATCCTTACCAGATACGAAAAGACTTCCCGATCCTTTCCCGTATTTTGCCAAATGGCAAACCTCTTGTTTATTTAGATAATGGTGCCTCCTCGCAAAAACCAAAATCAGTGATTGATGCCACTAACGAATATTATACTAATGATAATGCGAATATCCATAGAGGGGTGTATTATCTCTCTCAACATGCAACGGAACTTTTTGAACGCACAAGGATCAAAACCTCGCATTTTTTCCAAGCACAATGTGCCAAAGCCATTATCTTCACTCGGGGAACAACGGATGCCATTAACTTAGTGGCGCAGGCATGGGGTAGGACTAACATTAGTGAAGGGGATGAAATTGTTTTATCCGTTCAAGAACACCATTCCAATTTAGTTCCCTGGCAGATGTTAGCTTTAGAGAAAAAAGCATTTTTAAAATTTATTCCTATCAAAGAAGATACCACCTACGACTTATCCAATTTAAACCAAATCATAACAAAACGTACAAAACTTGTAGCAATTAGTCAAATGTCTAATGTAACTGGAACGGTTCATGATTTAACAGCGATTATCGATCGAGTGCGCCAGGTAGGTGCTAAGGTTTTAGTTGATGGGGCGCAAGCTGCATGTCATATGCCTATTCATTTAGTGGATATGGATGTTGATTTTTATGCTTTTTCGGGCCATAAGATGCTCGGGCCTACAGGAGTTGGTGTTCTTTTTGGAAAAGAAGAAATTTTGGAAGCCATGCCGCCTTGGTTAGGTGGTGGAGATATGATTGAATCAGTGGAATTGGAAAGTTCTACTTATGCCGCACTACCCGCGAAACTCGAAGCCGGAACTCCAAACATTGCTGGTGTGATTGGATTTAGCCATGCACTGGATTACTTGCAAAAAGTGGGAATGAAGAATATTAAAGAACATGAACGGATGTTAACCGAATATGCTTTGGATCAACTGAACCGAATTGGGGGTTTACAAATTTATGGGACCGACGATTTGGACAAACGTGGGGGTGTTGTCTCTTTTACAATGGAAGGAATCCATCCTCATGATGTTGGATCTATTTTAGATGAAGAAGGTGTGGCAATTCGTGTGGGCCATCACTGTTGCCAACCTTTAATGAAGCAACTATCCATTCCGGGAACTTGTCGTGCCTCATTTTACCTTTATAATACAAAGGAAGATATTGATGCGTTAGTTCATGGAATTGACAAGGTAAAATCAATATTTGGTCGTGTCGCAAGAAAGTCATTTTGA
- a CDS encoding Rieske (2Fe-2S) protein encodes MAFKKLISISEVDEGKMAVVKTRHFNVVVTKVEGEYFAFEDSCTHDGEEISCGKLEGCVITCPRHFAKFDVRTGKVLALPATEPLVIFPVRVVGEDLEVDLEAV; translated from the coding sequence ATGGCCTTTAAAAAGTTAATCTCTATTTCGGAAGTTGATGAAGGTAAGATGGCTGTTGTCAAAACCCGTCATTTTAATGTGGTAGTGACAAAGGTAGAGGGAGAATATTTTGCTTTCGAAGATTCTTGTACACATGATGGGGAAGAAATCTCTTGTGGTAAATTGGAAGGTTGTGTCATCACATGCCCAAGACATTTTGCAAAGTTTGATGTTCGTACGGGTAAAGTTTTGGCACTTCCTGCAACAGAACCTTTGGTAATTTTCCCAGTGCGAGTGGTGGGAGAAGATTTGGAAGTGGATTTGGAGGCGGTATGA
- a CDS encoding SufD family Fe-S cluster assembly protein, whose protein sequence is MNSSLTKNRLVLTKEKHLSFKNSVLEIWNQLEFPKESDESWRKFPIGSVDWKELQFDPKEISTTGSENDDSILSAEIIDSILTAILKYTPKDYFAYLSLVAAANYEIFLLDEGDSFFSFEEEGDQPKHSVRIFYLQKGKTSKTQIQIQNNHTSDHLHMSSSLDFFIAEDNSYLEILDKETSDYDLYRFRNVCLLTQTDSHIKYHYYPIGGFRSKLFLDAHLLGKGAEVTVDGVSALGGRNLKDLDMEMYHHADHTTSKISYKAIVTDKSHHVFTGNLIIPPNLKKVTAHQESFNLSLNKKARAEANPKLEVLAEDVSCTHGATVGDIDEEQYFYLLSRGLTPEDSKALLVTAFYGETIHSIGFSEAVKLDLETRIKEILVGGK, encoded by the coding sequence ATGAATTCCTCGCTCACAAAAAATCGATTGGTTCTTACGAAAGAAAAACATTTAAGTTTCAAAAATTCAGTATTGGAAATTTGGAACCAATTAGAGTTTCCGAAAGAATCAGATGAGTCTTGGAGAAAATTTCCGATTGGTTCTGTGGATTGGAAAGAATTACAATTTGATCCAAAAGAAATTTCTACTACCGGTTCTGAAAATGATGATTCTATTTTATCTGCAGAAATCATAGATTCAATCCTAACCGCTATTCTAAAATATACTCCGAAAGATTATTTTGCCTACCTTAGTTTGGTTGCAGCCGCTAATTATGAGATTTTTCTTTTGGATGAAGGTGATTCCTTTTTTTCTTTCGAGGAAGAAGGGGATCAACCAAAACATTCTGTAAGAATTTTTTATCTGCAAAAAGGTAAAACTAGTAAAACACAGATCCAAATCCAAAACAATCATACTTCGGATCATCTGCATATGTCCTCTTCATTGGATTTTTTTATCGCAGAAGATAATTCATACTTAGAAATTTTGGATAAAGAAACCAGTGATTATGATTTATATCGTTTTCGTAATGTTTGTCTTTTAACCCAAACTGATTCTCATATCAAATACCATTATTATCCGATCGGCGGTTTTCGTTCGAAATTATTTTTGGATGCACATTTACTTGGAAAAGGTGCTGAGGTTACCGTGGACGGTGTTTCTGCCCTGGGAGGTAGAAATCTAAAAGATTTGGATATGGAAATGTACCACCATGCCGATCATACCACAAGTAAAATCAGTTATAAGGCTATTGTTACTGACAAGTCCCATCATGTTTTTACAGGAAATTTGATCATTCCACCGAACTTAAAGAAGGTGACCGCACACCAAGAGTCTTTTAATCTTTCTTTGAATAAAAAAGCAAGGGCCGAGGCCAATCCAAAATTAGAAGTACTAGCGGAAGATGTATCTTGCACTCACGGTGCGACAGTGGGAGATATTGATGAAGAACAGTATTTTTATCTTTTGTCCCGTGGTTTAACTCCAGAAGACTCAAAGGCCTTACTTGTGACTGCATTTTATGGTGAGACGATCCATTCCATTGGTTTTTCTGAAGCAGTAAAATTGGATTTGGAAACAAGAATCAAAGAGATTCTGGTGGGAGGTAAATAA
- the sufC gene encoding Fe-S cluster assembly ATPase SufC, translated as MSAILEIKSLHATVGDKTILRGVNLTIGPGEVHAIMGPNGSGKSTLSNVILGHPKYTVTSGDILFKGESILNKTTDERARLGVFLSFQYPTALPGVTIGNFLKSILKAHRGKEVPVKEFKQELKQAMDLLEVPQSFIGRYVNDGFSGGEKKRAEILQMSLLKPVLSILDETDSGLDIDALRIVSEGINANRNPERSILLITHYQRMLNYIVPDFVHVFADGRILETGGKDLSLKLEEVGYDWILEREGVK; from the coding sequence TTGTCCGCAATTCTCGAAATTAAATCTCTACACGCTACTGTAGGGGACAAAACGATCCTTAGAGGAGTCAACCTCACCATCGGGCCCGGTGAAGTGCATGCCATTATGGGACCCAATGGGTCGGGGAAGAGTACTCTTTCCAATGTCATTCTCGGTCATCCCAAGTATACGGTCACTTCAGGGGACATTCTCTTTAAGGGAGAGTCCATCTTAAACAAAACAACCGATGAAAGGGCAAGGCTTGGAGTTTTTTTATCGTTCCAATATCCTACTGCCCTTCCAGGGGTGACCATTGGAAATTTTTTAAAATCCATTCTCAAAGCACATCGTGGAAAAGAAGTTCCTGTGAAAGAATTCAAACAGGAATTAAAACAAGCTATGGATTTATTGGAAGTTCCCCAATCATTTATCGGTCGTTATGTGAATGATGGTTTTTCCGGCGGTGAAAAAAAACGTGCCGAAATTTTACAGATGAGTTTGTTAAAACCAGTTTTATCAATTTTGGATGAAACAGATTCAGGACTCGATATCGATGCACTCCGAATTGTATCGGAAGGAATTAATGCCAATAGAAATCCAGAACGTTCTATCCTTTTGATTACGCATTACCAAAGGATGTTAAACTATATTGTTCCTGATTTTGTACACGTGTTTGCTGATGGAAGAATTTTGGAAACAGGTGGAAAAGATCTTTCCTTAAAATTAGAAGAAGTAGGTTACGATTGGATTTTGGAGAGAGAAGGGGTCAAATGA
- a CDS encoding EAL domain-containing protein — MFITESTEGNQFWNETYFVPHFQPIVNAINRSISAYEVLGRQYNPEENTYHSLGGLFHNRDQDPVPVYNIDRILREKAVQTLKESNLRTKLFFNMMPNFLSRVHHTDLFAENFHIIQLIEKYGIDRNQVVIEITEDEFDGSIDRLIQIVQIFRDYGLKIAIDDLGTGFSNLERIGYLHPDIMKVDIRIMRESLNKNSFKQVLGAISEMSQKLGSQLLFEGIETEEEVNLALSMGANLLQGFYFSTPNPHFLNRNTFSDKMKTVLENFSSVRSKELREKGLREQKIIDQLQDLFYELSDTKEEDFPYRFGQILGSLPREILKVFVCDAEGYQITPTYDLDRMNGGYLERSRQIGNNYAWKPYFLKHKEESERFRKKWGVTYPLYDITNQNQYVIFTFSLMDGKILIAQVGWSE, encoded by the coding sequence ATGTTCATAACGGAATCAACGGAAGGAAACCAGTTTTGGAACGAGACATATTTTGTCCCACATTTCCAACCCATTGTCAACGCCATCAATCGGTCCATTTCTGCCTATGAAGTGCTTGGCCGGCAGTACAATCCTGAGGAAAACACCTATCATTCCTTGGGAGGCCTCTTTCATAATCGGGACCAGGATCCGGTTCCCGTCTATAACATTGACAGGATTCTTAGGGAAAAGGCAGTCCAGACTTTAAAAGAAAGTAATCTTCGCACAAAACTCTTTTTCAATATGATGCCGAACTTCCTTTCCCGAGTGCATCATACCGATTTATTTGCCGAAAACTTTCATATCATCCAACTCATTGAAAAATATGGAATCGATCGTAACCAAGTAGTGATCGAAATCACTGAGGATGAATTTGACGGCTCGATTGACCGTCTCATTCAAATTGTTCAAATCTTTCGGGACTATGGTTTAAAAATTGCGATCGATGATTTGGGGACTGGATTTTCCAATTTGGAAAGAATTGGCTATTTACACCCAGACATTATGAAAGTCGACATTCGTATTATGCGAGAAAGTTTGAATAAAAATTCTTTCAAACAAGTCCTCGGTGCCATCTCGGAAATGTCCCAGAAACTCGGAAGCCAACTTCTTTTTGAAGGGATAGAGACAGAAGAAGAGGTGAACCTTGCCCTTTCTATGGGGGCCAATCTTTTGCAAGGGTTCTATTTTTCGACACCCAATCCACATTTTCTGAATCGAAATACATTCTCCGATAAAATGAAGACGGTTTTGGAAAACTTTTCTAGTGTTCGTTCTAAGGAACTTCGGGAGAAGGGTCTTCGGGAACAGAAGATCATCGACCAACTCCAAGACCTCTTTTACGAACTTTCGGACACAAAGGAAGAGGACTTTCCTTACCGGTTTGGCCAAATCCTTGGGTCCTTACCGCGGGAGATTTTAAAAGTTTTTGTTTGTGACGCGGAAGGGTATCAAATCACCCCTACCTACGATTTGGACCGAATGAACGGCGGGTATTTAGAAAGATCCAGACAAATCGGAAACAATTACGCCTGGAAACCTTACTTTTTAAAACATAAGGAAGAGTCGGAACGATTTCGCAAAAAATGGGGTGTGACCTATCCACTCTACGACATCACCAACCAAAACCAATATGTGATTTTCACTTTTTCCCTGATGGATGGTAAGATCCTCATTGCTCAGGTAGGTTGGTCGGAATAG